One region of Pseudomonas sp. B21-040 genomic DNA includes:
- a CDS encoding sulfite reductase flavoprotein subunit alpha, translating into MLKKTLFQLHWFFGISAGLVLALMGITGAMVSFQDEILSVLNPSVLQVQKQVAGVLPPAELVERIEAASGKKVSMLNVETDSGRAAKVFFTPPPGERRGEMRYFDPYTADFMGDATGQDFFGFMLQLHRFLAMGDTGRQITGACTLILVFFCLSGLYLRWPRQWKSWRAWLTLDWKKKGRSFNWDLHSVAGTWCLVFYLLAALTGLSWSYEWYNKGLTRLLSDAPQNERVRNRGPAPSGPAPTADYSAIWSSVYSAAGPALSAYNIRMPPVAGQPATVYYLLKTSPHDRAQNQITLDPATGIVKQHDRYSDKSLKAQLLTSIYALHVGSYFGIVGRIILTIASLTMPLFFVTGWLLYLDRRRKKKQIKDARKSLDHPDSDAPAWLIGFASQSGFAEQLAWQTAGQLQAAGLPVKVRPLASVSEQDLLDSTNALFVVSTFGDGEAPDSARGFERKMLGRASSLQSLNYAVLGLGDRQYQHFCGFARRLHTWLGEHGGKTLFAPVEVDSGDPYALRHWQQQLGLLTGQTPVDTWQAPSYDNWPLTHRELMNPDSSGSPVYLLGLTAPSTSSWLAGDLVEVLPRNCPWAIEHFLDGLGIDGRAAVVFDGLSQPLEQALATRQLPENRAHLVGLHAQALADALVPLAMREYSIASIAADGLLELIVRQEQHPDGSLGIGSGWLTEHVPVGGNVSLRVRRNSGFHLPAEPVPMILLGNGTGLAGLRSLLKARIADGQQRHWLLFGERHREHDYLCRNELEEWLISGDLERLDLAFSRDQAEKVYVQDHLRESADELKKWLADGAVIYICGSLQGMASGVDHVLNEVLGIAEVDRLIEQGRYRRDVY; encoded by the coding sequence GTGTTGAAGAAAACCCTGTTCCAGTTGCACTGGTTTTTCGGCATCAGTGCCGGACTGGTCCTGGCCCTGATGGGCATCACCGGGGCCATGGTGTCGTTTCAGGATGAAATCCTGAGCGTACTGAACCCTTCTGTGTTGCAGGTCCAGAAGCAGGTCGCTGGCGTCCTGCCGCCCGCTGAATTGGTCGAACGCATCGAAGCCGCGTCCGGCAAAAAGGTCTCGATGCTCAACGTCGAAACCGACAGCGGCCGTGCCGCCAAAGTGTTCTTCACCCCGCCGCCGGGTGAACGCCGTGGCGAAATGCGTTACTTCGACCCGTACACCGCCGACTTCATGGGCGATGCCACCGGCCAGGACTTCTTCGGCTTCATGTTGCAACTGCACCGCTTCCTCGCCATGGGCGATACCGGGCGGCAGATTACCGGGGCCTGTACGCTGATCCTGGTGTTCTTCTGCCTGTCCGGTCTTTACCTGCGCTGGCCGCGCCAGTGGAAAAGCTGGCGTGCCTGGCTGACCCTGGACTGGAAGAAAAAGGGTCGTAGCTTCAACTGGGACTTGCACTCCGTGGCCGGCACCTGGTGCCTGGTGTTTTATCTCCTGGCAGCACTGACCGGGTTGTCCTGGTCGTATGAGTGGTACAACAAGGGCCTGACCCGATTGCTGTCCGACGCGCCACAAAACGAGCGCGTGCGCAATCGCGGCCCGGCCCCCAGTGGTCCGGCGCCGACTGCCGATTACTCGGCCATCTGGAGCAGCGTCTACAGCGCCGCCGGCCCGGCACTCAGCGCGTACAACATCCGTATGCCACCCGTGGCCGGCCAGCCGGCGACCGTGTATTACCTGCTGAAAACCTCACCCCACGACCGCGCCCAGAACCAGATCACCCTCGATCCGGCGACCGGCATCGTCAAGCAGCACGACCGTTACAGCGACAAGAGCCTCAAGGCGCAACTGCTGACCAGCATTTACGCGCTGCACGTTGGCAGCTACTTCGGCATTGTCGGGCGGATCATCCTGACGATTGCCTCGCTGACGATGCCGTTGTTTTTCGTCACGGGCTGGTTGCTGTACCTCGATCGTCGGCGCAAGAAAAAGCAGATCAAGGACGCGCGCAAAAGTCTCGATCATCCCGACAGCGATGCGCCGGCCTGGCTGATCGGTTTCGCCAGCCAGAGCGGTTTCGCCGAGCAATTGGCGTGGCAAACGGCCGGGCAGCTGCAAGCCGCCGGGTTGCCGGTTAAGGTGCGGCCACTGGCCAGTGTCAGTGAACAGGATTTGCTCGACTCCACTAATGCGTTGTTCGTGGTCAGCACGTTCGGCGACGGCGAAGCGCCGGACAGCGCGCGCGGCTTCGAACGCAAGATGCTGGGCCGGGCGTCAAGCCTGCAGAGCCTGAACTATGCGGTACTTGGACTCGGTGATCGCCAGTATCAACACTTCTGCGGTTTCGCCCGACGCTTGCACACCTGGCTGGGCGAGCATGGCGGCAAGACCCTGTTCGCGCCGGTGGAAGTCGACAGCGGTGACCCGTACGCCTTGCGTCACTGGCAGCAACAACTGGGCCTGCTGACCGGGCAAACACCGGTCGACACCTGGCAAGCGCCGAGCTACGACAACTGGCCACTGACCCACCGCGAATTGATGAACCCGGACAGCAGCGGCTCGCCGGTGTACTTGCTGGGCCTCACCGCCCCGTCCACCAGCAGTTGGCTGGCGGGAGATCTGGTGGAGGTGTTGCCGCGTAACTGCCCGTGGGCGATCGAGCACTTCCTCGACGGCCTGGGCATCGACGGGCGCGCCGCGGTGGTGTTCGATGGTTTGTCACAACCTTTGGAGCAAGCGCTCGCCACGCGCCAGCTACCTGAAAACAGAGCCCATCTGGTCGGCCTGCACGCTCAGGCATTGGCTGATGCGCTGGTGCCGTTGGCCATGCGCGAATACTCCATTGCCTCGATTGCTGCTGATGGCTTGCTGGAGTTGATCGTGCGCCAGGAACAGCATCCCGACGGCAGCCTGGGCATTGGCTCCGGCTGGCTGACCGAACACGTGCCAGTGGGTGGCAACGTCAGCCTGCGGGTGCGACGCAACAGCGGGTTCCATCTGCCGGCCGAGCCGGTGCCGATGATTCTGCTGGGTAACGGCACCGGCCTTGCCGGGTTGCGCAGTTTGCTCAAGGCGCGCATTGCCGACGGCCAGCAACGCCATTGGCTGCTGTTTGGCGAGCGTCATCGGGAACACGATTACCTGTGCCGCAATGAACTGGAAGAGTGGCTGATCTCAGGCGACCTGGAGCGGCTCGACCTGGCATTCTCGCGGGATCAGGCCGAGAAGGTCTACGTGCAGGATCACCTGCGGGAGTCGGCGGATGAGCTGAAGAAATGGCTCGCCGACGGCGCCGTGATTTACATCTGCGGCAGCTTGCAGGGGATGGCATCAGGGGTCGATCACGTACTCAACGAAGTGCTCGGGATTGCAGAGGTCGATCGCCTGATCGAACAAGGCCGCTACCGCCGCGACGTTTACTGA
- a CDS encoding TonB-dependent siderophore receptor, protein MSRQQTQVPVSSPRLLASAIGMAITAGSAGHMVFAAEKADEKAPSNVISLGATAITGEAQDETSYNVEKASSPKYTAPLVDTPRSITVIPQQVLKDTGAMNMQDALRTVPGITFGAGEGGNPQGDRPFIRGFDAQGDTYLDGVRDTGSQSREIFAVESIEVSKGPNSAIGGRGAAGGSINLVSKKAHLGDSLDGGFTWGSDQTQRYTFDGNYQFSDTAAGRLNLLTHESNVAGRQSIDYDRWGIAPSLAFGLGTETRVNLDYYHLESNDTPDSGIPYSIPVAGSAARTKANPDKPNDGGNSSNWYGLNDRDFRKTRTDTATFSIEHDLNDALTVKNTLRHGTSMQDYILTQPDDSKGNVNNGSLWRRANTRVSNTETTTNQTDLFGDVYIAGFKNSFATGIEFTHEENEKSSYNVNTDTTPRTAAVTTNCSPALIGRPSGFNCTSLSNPNQNDPWNGAISRNYAGTDTKANTYALYVFDTLELSEQWLVNMGLRYDHFDTDYKTFNSSSVTTSKGDDTSEFVTGQFGVVYKPAENGSIYASYATSATPPGNTLGEGSEGNPLGGTPDRNGNLLKSDMEPETTKNYEIGTKWDLMNDRLSLTADIFRTEKENARVQTNTTTYENVGKTRVQGVELSATGKLTDKWQVFAGYAYMDSEQVDGGPLGAANDGNELPNTPKNSASLWTTYQVTPKLTIGGGAFYVDDVFGSAANTTMVDSYVRYDAMAAYKLSKNVDLQLNVQNLTDETYYDKAFSTHFANQAAGRTALLSTNFHF, encoded by the coding sequence ATGTCGCGTCAACAAACACAAGTACCGGTCAGTTCACCACGTTTGCTCGCATCGGCCATTGGCATGGCGATTACCGCCGGCTCGGCGGGGCACATGGTTTTCGCGGCGGAAAAGGCTGACGAAAAAGCACCGAGTAATGTGATTTCGCTGGGCGCTACCGCCATCACTGGCGAGGCTCAGGACGAGACTTCCTACAACGTCGAAAAAGCGTCCTCGCCCAAGTACACCGCACCACTGGTGGACACACCGCGTTCGATTACCGTCATCCCGCAACAAGTCCTGAAGGACACCGGCGCGATGAACATGCAAGACGCACTGCGCACCGTTCCGGGCATCACCTTTGGTGCCGGTGAAGGTGGCAACCCACAGGGTGACCGTCCATTCATTCGCGGCTTCGATGCCCAGGGCGACACTTACCTGGACGGCGTGCGCGACACCGGTTCGCAGAGCCGCGAGATCTTCGCCGTTGAATCGATTGAAGTCAGCAAAGGCCCGAACTCGGCCATTGGCGGCCGTGGCGCCGCTGGCGGCAGCATCAACCTGGTGAGCAAGAAAGCGCACCTGGGGGATTCGCTCGACGGTGGCTTTACCTGGGGCTCCGACCAGACCCAGCGCTACACCTTCGACGGCAACTATCAGTTCTCCGACACCGCCGCCGGCCGTCTGAACCTGCTGACCCACGAAAGCAACGTCGCCGGCCGCCAGAGCATCGATTACGATCGTTGGGGTATCGCACCGTCCCTGGCCTTCGGCCTGGGCACCGAGACCCGTGTCAACCTCGACTACTACCACCTCGAAAGCAACGACACGCCGGACTCGGGCATTCCGTACTCCATCCCGGTCGCTGGCTCGGCTGCGCGTACCAAGGCCAATCCTGACAAGCCTAATGACGGCGGCAACAGCAGCAACTGGTATGGTCTGAACGACCGCGATTTCCGCAAGACCCGTACCGACACCGCGACCTTCTCCATCGAGCACGATCTGAACGATGCGCTGACCGTCAAGAACACCCTGCGCCACGGCACCAGCATGCAGGATTACATCCTGACCCAGCCGGACGACAGCAAGGGCAACGTCAACAATGGCAGCCTCTGGCGTCGGGCGAATACCCGTGTCAGCAACACCGAGACCACCACTAACCAGACCGATCTGTTTGGTGACGTGTACATCGCCGGGTTCAAGAACAGCTTCGCCACGGGTATCGAGTTCACTCACGAGGAAAACGAAAAATCCTCGTACAACGTCAACACCGATACCACCCCGCGCACCGCAGCGGTGACCACTAACTGCTCTCCGGCCTTGATCGGCAGGCCAAGCGGTTTCAACTGCACCTCGCTGTCCAACCCGAACCAGAACGATCCATGGAACGGTGCAATCTCGCGTAACTACGCCGGTACCGACACCAAGGCCAACACGTACGCGCTGTATGTGTTCGACACCCTGGAATTGTCTGAGCAGTGGCTGGTGAACATGGGTCTGCGTTATGACCATTTCGACACCGACTACAAGACTTTCAACAGTTCCAGCGTGACCACGTCCAAGGGCGATGACACCAGCGAATTCGTCACCGGTCAGTTCGGCGTGGTGTACAAACCTGCTGAAAACGGCAGCATCTATGCGTCCTACGCGACGTCCGCCACGCCACCGGGCAACACCCTGGGCGAAGGTTCGGAAGGCAACCCATTGGGTGGCACACCTGATCGCAACGGCAACCTGCTGAAAAGCGATATGGAACCGGAAACCACCAAGAACTACGAAATCGGCACCAAGTGGGACCTGATGAACGATCGTCTGTCCTTGACCGCCGATATCTTCCGCACCGAGAAAGAAAACGCTCGTGTGCAAACCAACACCACGACATACGAAAACGTCGGCAAGACTCGCGTTCAAGGTGTCGAACTGTCGGCCACCGGCAAGCTCACCGATAAATGGCAGGTCTTCGCCGGTTACGCCTACATGGACAGTGAGCAAGTCGATGGTGGCCCACTGGGTGCGGCCAACGACGGTAACGAGCTGCCTAACACGCCGAAAAACAGCGCCAGCCTGTGGACGACTTATCAAGTCACGCCGAAGCTGACCATCGGTGGCGGTGCGTTCTACGTCGACGATGTGTTTGGCAGCGCTGCCAACACCACCATGGTTGATTCCTACGTTCGTTACGACGCAATGGCGGCCTACAAGCTGAGCAAAAACGTCGACCTGCAACTGAACGTGCAGAACCTGACCGACGAAACGTACTACGACAAAGCGTTCTCGACTCACTTCGCCAACCAGGCGGCCGGTCGTACTGCCTTGCTGAGCACCAACTTCCACTTCTAA
- a CDS encoding Fe2+-dependent dioxygenase, translating into MLLHIPGLFSKEEVQRIREALEQADWADGKITAGYQSAKAKHNLQLPEGHPLAKEVGAAMLERLWKNPQFMSAALPHKVFPPLVNCYTAGGSFDFHIDNAVRQPKGSIERVRTDLSATLFFSEPEDYDGGELEIQDTFGTQRVKLPAGDMVLYPGTSLHKVNAVTRGTRYASFFWTQSLVREDSQRALLFEMDGAIQQLTLDMPDHPSLIRLTGTYHNLLRRWVEV; encoded by the coding sequence ATGCTGCTGCACATTCCAGGCTTGTTCTCGAAAGAAGAAGTGCAGCGTATCCGCGAGGCTCTGGAACAGGCCGATTGGGCGGATGGCAAAATCACTGCTGGCTATCAGTCGGCTAAAGCCAAGCACAACCTGCAACTGCCTGAGGGTCATCCGCTGGCCAAGGAGGTCGGTGCGGCGATGCTCGAGCGGCTGTGGAAAAATCCGCAGTTCATGTCAGCCGCGTTACCGCACAAGGTCTTCCCGCCGTTGGTGAACTGCTACACCGCTGGCGGCAGTTTCGATTTTCATATTGATAACGCCGTGCGCCAGCCCAAGGGCAGCATCGAGCGGGTGCGTACCGATCTGTCGGCGACGCTGTTTTTCAGTGAACCTGAGGACTACGACGGTGGTGAACTGGAAATCCAGGACACCTTCGGCACTCAGCGCGTCAAGCTGCCTGCCGGCGACATGGTTTTGTATCCCGGCACCAGCCTGCACAAGGTCAACGCCGTCACCCGCGGCACGCGTTACGCGTCGTTTTTCTGGACCCAAAGCCTGGTGCGTGAAGACAGTCAGCGCGCCTTGCTGTTCGAGATGGATGGGGCGATCCAGCAATTGACGCTGGACATGCCGGATCACCCGTCGCTGATTCGGCTCACTGGCACTTATCACAACCTGCTGCGCCGTTGGGTCGAGGTATGA
- a CDS encoding tetratricopeptide repeat protein yields the protein MSYQLRREEVLDGDRLKSMLEESPARAAQAILIAAREGVLDAQALLGQILLDGNGIAQDQPLATRWFAIAAQGGHLMARNMLGRCHEHGWGCVADASIAARHYRVAAQAGLDWAMYNYANLLATGRGVIEDQAQAFSFYRRAAELGHAKSMNLLGRYLEQGQVCPADAALARDWYRRSAVGGDFRGQFSYAAVLAEEGGVEEAMTWLHKALAGGNLNFLRVASKALMSAVNPQFRELAPAYNRRIDELERQLAPL from the coding sequence ATGAGTTATCAACTGCGCCGTGAGGAAGTCCTCGACGGTGACCGACTCAAATCCATGCTCGAGGAAAGCCCGGCACGTGCGGCTCAAGCCATTTTGATCGCCGCCCGAGAAGGCGTACTCGATGCTCAGGCACTGCTCGGGCAAATCCTGCTGGACGGCAATGGCATCGCACAGGACCAGCCGCTCGCCACGCGCTGGTTCGCGATTGCGGCTCAAGGTGGGCACTTGATGGCGCGCAACATGCTGGGTCGCTGTCATGAGCACGGTTGGGGTTGCGTGGCGGATGCCTCGATTGCCGCTCGGCATTACCGGGTCGCGGCGCAGGCCGGGCTGGATTGGGCGATGTACAACTACGCCAATTTGCTGGCCACCGGGCGAGGTGTGATCGAAGACCAGGCACAGGCGTTCAGCTTCTATCGCCGAGCGGCTGAATTGGGTCACGCGAAATCGATGAACCTGCTGGGGCGCTATCTGGAGCAAGGACAAGTGTGCCCGGCAGACGCGGCATTGGCGCGTGACTGGTATCGCCGTTCGGCGGTCGGCGGGGATTTTCGCGGGCAGTTCAGTTATGCCGCGGTACTGGCCGAGGAGGGGGGCGTCGAAGAGGCAATGACCTGGTTGCACAAGGCATTAGCCGGCGGCAATCTGAATTTCCTGCGAGTGGCTAGCAAGGCATTGATGAGCGCCGTGAACCCACAGTTTCGCGAGTTGGCACCGGCGTATAACCGACGCATTGACGAGCTTGAACGACAGCTGGCGCCTCTGTAG
- a CDS encoding type III PLP-dependent enzyme, with the protein MSINVEDYFARDTFNKMKAFADKQETPFVVIDTAMIAQAYDDLRAGFEFAKVYYAVKANPAVEIIDLLKEKGSNFDIASIYELDKVMNQGVGPDRISYGNTIKKSKDIRYFYEKGVRLYATDSEADLRNIAKAAPGSKVYVRILTEGSTTADWPLSRKFGCQTDMAMDLLILARDLGLVPYGISFHVGSQQRDISVWDAAIAKVKVIFERLKEEDGIHLKLINMGGGFPANYITRTNSLETYAEEIIRFLKEDFGDDLPEIILEPGRSLIANAGILVSEVVLVARKSRTAVERWVYTDVGKFSGLIETMDEAIKFPIWTEKKGEMEEVVIAGPTCDSADIMYENYKYGLPLNLAIGDRLYWLSTGAYTTSYSAVEFNGFPPLKSFYV; encoded by the coding sequence ATGTCGATCAATGTCGAAGACTATTTCGCGCGCGATACTTTCAACAAAATGAAGGCCTTCGCCGACAAACAGGAAACCCCGTTCGTGGTGATCGACACCGCGATGATTGCCCAGGCCTATGACGACCTGCGCGCCGGTTTCGAATTCGCCAAGGTCTACTACGCCGTCAAGGCCAACCCGGCCGTCGAAATCATCGACCTGCTCAAAGAGAAAGGTTCGAACTTCGACATCGCCTCGATCTACGAGCTCGATAAAGTGATGAACCAGGGCGTCGGCCCGGATCGCATCAGCTACGGCAACACCATCAAGAAATCCAAAGACATTCGCTACTTCTACGAGAAGGGCGTGCGTCTGTATGCCACCGACTCCGAAGCCGACCTGCGCAACATCGCCAAGGCAGCACCAGGTTCGAAAGTCTACGTGCGCATCCTCACCGAAGGCTCGACCACGGCTGACTGGCCTTTGTCGCGCAAATTCGGCTGCCAGACCGACATGGCCATGGACCTGCTGATCCTCGCTCGCGACCTGGGCCTGGTGCCGTACGGCATCTCGTTCCACGTCGGCTCGCAACAGCGCGACATCAGCGTCTGGGACGCGGCGATCGCCAAGGTCAAAGTGATCTTCGAACGCCTGAAAGAAGAAGACGGCATTCACCTGAAGCTGATCAACATGGGCGGTGGCTTCCCGGCCAACTACATCACCCGCACCAACAGCCTGGAAACCTACGCTGAAGAAATCATCCGTTTCCTCAAGGAAGACTTCGGTGACGACCTGCCGGAAATCATCCTCGAGCCGGGCCGTTCGTTGATCGCCAACGCCGGCATCCTGGTCAGCGAAGTGGTGCTGGTGGCACGTAAATCCCGCACCGCCGTCGAGCGTTGGGTGTACACGGATGTGGGCAAGTTCTCCGGCCTGATCGAAACCATGGACGAAGCCATCAAGTTCCCGATCTGGACCGAGAAGAAAGGCGAGATGGAAGAAGTGGTCATCGCCGGCCCAACCTGCGACAGCGCCGACATCATGTACGAAAACTACAAGTACGGCCTGCCGCTGAACCTGGCCATTGGTGATCGTTTGTACTGGTTGTCGACCGGTGCCTACACCACCAGTTACAGCGCTGTTGAATTCAATGGCTTCCCGCCGCTGAAATCGTTTTACGTTTAA
- a CDS encoding betaine/proline/choline family ABC transporter ATP-binding protein (Members of the family are the ATP-binding subunit of ABC transporters for substrates such as betaine, L-proline or other amino acids, choline, carnitine, etc. The substrate specificity is best determined from the substrate-binding subunit, rather than this subunit, as it interacts with the permease subunit and not with substrate directly.): MIELQNLSKTFQSNGKDVKAVDSVSLTVNEGEICVFLGPSGCGKSTTLKMINRLIKPTSGKILINGEDTTDLDAVTLRRNIGYVIQQIGLFPNMTIEENIVVVPKLLGWDKQKCHDRARELMSMIKLEPKQYLNRYPRELSGGQQQRIGVIRALAADAPLLLMDEPFGAVDPINREMIQNEFFEMQRALNKTVIMVSHDIDEAIKLGDKIAIFRAGKLLQIDHPDTLLAHPADDFVSNFVGQDSTLKRLLLVKAEDAADNAPSVSPDTPVAEALELMDELDRRYVVVTCADNKALGYVRRRDLHRQNGTCGQYLREFNATAAYDEHLRILLSRMYEFNRSWLPVMDAERVFLGEVTQESIAAYLSSGRSRGMKTNIVSPAEAVVA, translated from the coding sequence ATGATCGAACTTCAAAACCTCAGCAAGACCTTCCAAAGTAACGGCAAAGATGTGAAAGCCGTGGACTCGGTAAGCCTGACCGTCAATGAAGGCGAAATCTGCGTGTTCCTCGGGCCATCGGGTTGCGGCAAAAGCACCACGCTGAAAATGATCAACCGCCTGATCAAGCCGACCTCGGGCAAGATCCTGATCAACGGCGAAGACACCACCGACCTCGACGCGGTGACCCTGCGCCGCAACATCGGCTATGTGATCCAGCAGATCGGCCTGTTCCCCAACATGACCATCGAAGAGAACATCGTGGTGGTGCCGAAACTGCTCGGCTGGGACAAGCAGAAATGCCACGACCGCGCCCGCGAATTGATGAGCATGATCAAGCTGGAACCCAAGCAATACCTGAATCGCTACCCGCGTGAGTTGTCCGGTGGGCAGCAGCAGCGGATCGGCGTGATTCGTGCGTTGGCGGCGGATGCACCGCTGTTGCTGATGGATGAACCGTTCGGCGCCGTCGACCCGATCAACCGAGAAATGATCCAGAACGAGTTCTTCGAGATGCAGCGTGCTCTGAACAAGACCGTGATCATGGTCAGCCACGACATCGACGAGGCGATCAAGCTGGGCGACAAGATTGCGATCTTCCGCGCCGGCAAGCTGCTGCAGATCGATCACCCGGACACCCTGCTCGCCCATCCCGCAGACGACTTTGTCAGCAACTTCGTCGGCCAGGACAGCACCCTCAAGCGCTTGCTGCTGGTGAAAGCCGAAGACGCCGCAGACAACGCGCCGTCGGTCAGCCCGGACACCCCGGTGGCCGAGGCGCTGGAACTGATGGATGAACTGGACCGCCGCTATGTCGTGGTGACCTGTGCTGACAACAAGGCATTGGGATACGTCAGACGCCGCGACCTGCACCGTCAGAATGGTACTTGCGGCCAGTACCTGCGCGAGTTCAACGCGACCGCAGCGTATGACGAGCATTTACGCATCCTGCTGTCGCGCATGTACGAGTTCAATCGCTCGTGGCTGCCGGTGATGGATGCCGAGCGAGTGTTTTTGGGCGAGGTGACGCAGGAGTCGATTGCGGCTTACTTGAGCTCAGGTCGTTCGCGCGGCATGAAGACCAACATCGTGTCGCCTGCCGAGGCGGTGGTCGCCTGA
- a CDS encoding ABC transporter permease, giving the protein MEFLNAFSHLDWPLVLHLTWQHITLVGIAVTLAILVGVPLGILMTRFPTLAGPLQASATVLLTVPSIALFGLLLPFYSRFGQGLGPMPAITAVFLYSLLPIMRNTYLALTSVEPGIREAARGIGMTFGQRLRMVELPIAVPVILAGVRTAVVMNIGVMTIAATIGAGGLGVLILASISRSDMSMLIVGAVLVSLLAIFADLLLQWLQRSLTPKGLLK; this is encoded by the coding sequence ATGGAATTTCTGAACGCCTTTTCCCATCTCGACTGGCCGCTGGTCCTGCACCTGACCTGGCAACACATCACGCTGGTCGGCATCGCCGTGACGCTGGCGATTCTGGTCGGCGTGCCGCTGGGCATCCTGATGACCCGCTTCCCGACACTCGCCGGCCCGTTGCAAGCCAGCGCCACGGTGCTGCTGACCGTGCCGTCCATTGCGCTGTTTGGGCTGCTGCTGCCGTTCTACTCCAGGTTTGGCCAGGGCCTGGGGCCGATGCCCGCGATCACGGCAGTGTTTCTGTACTCGCTGCTGCCGATCATGCGCAACACCTACCTTGCGCTGACCAGCGTCGAGCCGGGTATTCGCGAAGCCGCGCGTGGCATCGGCATGACCTTCGGCCAGCGCCTGCGCATGGTTGAACTGCCCATCGCAGTGCCGGTGATCCTCGCCGGCGTGCGCACCGCCGTGGTCATGAACATTGGCGTCATGACCATCGCCGCGACCATCGGCGCCGGTGGCCTCGGCGTCCTCATTCTCGCTTCCATCAGCCGCAGCGACATGTCGATGCTGATCGTCGGCGCCGTGCTGGTCAGCCTGCTGGCCATCTTCGCCGACCTGCTTCTGCAATGGCTGCAACGCTCGCTGACTCCAAAAGGACTCCTGAAATGA
- a CDS encoding glycine betaine ABC transporter substrate-binding protein, whose protein sequence is MKTSSFLLGCILLFAGFAHAAEKPVIRIGARVFTEQTLLAEITSQYLRSKGYDTQVTGGLGSNLARSAHESGQLDMLWEYTGVSLVAYNHVTEKLDSEQSYARVKELDAKKGLAWLTPSKFSNTYALALPKNVADEYPQINTISELNTALRDEAKANHLVALDTEFANRSDGLGGMVQLYDMNLTRKNIRQMDAGLVYTALRNGQVFAGLVYTTDGRLNAFKLKLLEDDKHYFPDYTAAPVVRQAFLDEHPQLAEQLKPLARLFDDETMRQLNARVDVDHQSPSSVAADFLRQHPLN, encoded by the coding sequence ATGAAAACCTCAAGCTTTTTACTAGGCTGCATCCTGCTGTTCGCAGGATTTGCCCACGCCGCTGAAAAACCGGTCATCCGCATTGGCGCCCGGGTCTTCACCGAACAAACCCTGCTGGCGGAAATCACTTCCCAATACCTGCGCAGCAAGGGTTACGACACTCAAGTCACCGGCGGTTTGGGCAGCAATCTGGCCCGCAGCGCCCATGAAAGTGGCCAACTGGACATGCTCTGGGAGTACACCGGTGTGTCGCTGGTGGCCTACAACCATGTGACGGAAAAACTCGATAGCGAACAGTCCTACGCCCGGGTGAAAGAACTCGACGCGAAAAAAGGCCTGGCCTGGCTCACGCCGTCGAAGTTCAGCAATACCTACGCCTTGGCGCTGCCAAAAAACGTCGCGGATGAATACCCGCAGATCAATACCATTAGTGAGCTGAACACGGCACTACGGGACGAGGCCAAAGCCAACCACCTGGTGGCGCTGGACACCGAGTTCGCCAACCGCTCCGACGGGCTCGGCGGCATGGTGCAGCTGTACGACATGAACCTGACCCGCAAAAACATCCGCCAGATGGACGCAGGGCTGGTCTACACCGCCCTGCGCAATGGCCAGGTGTTTGCCGGTCTGGTCTACACCACCGACGGTCGATTGAACGCCTTCAAGCTGAAACTGCTCGAAGACGACAAGCATTACTTCCCGGACTACACCGCCGCGCCGGTGGTGCGCCAAGCCTTCCTCGATGAGCACCCGCAACTGGCTGAACAGCTCAAGCCACTGGCCCGACTGTTCGACGACGAAACCATGCGGCAACTCAACGCGCGGGTCGATGTCGATCACCAAAGCCCTTCATCCGTTGCCGCAGATTTCCTGCGCCAGCACCCACTCAACTGA